In Cryptomeria japonica chromosome 10, Sugi_1.0, whole genome shotgun sequence, a genomic segment contains:
- the LOC131045232 gene encoding ABC transporter G family member 35-like yields MEGLERVWESGRRISNNLSRNLSNSSGGSQRRRIDEDEEALRWAALEKLPTYDRLRTAIMQSVIQENDKTLHKEVDVRKLGFDERQIIIDRLFKVAEEDNEKFLRKLRARIDRVGIQLPTVEVRFENLRVDAECYVGGRALPTLWNSARNSVESLLDTFGLSHNKKANLTVLKDVSGILKPSRMTLLLGPPASGKTTLLLALAGKLDPSLKVKGNVTYNGHRLEEFVPRKTSAYISQHDLHVGEMTVRETIDFSARCQGVGDRYELLSEIVRREKEAGIFPEADMDLFMKATAMKGVESSLQTDYILKILGLDICGDTVVGNDMIRGISGGQKKRVTTGEMIAGPTKTLFMDEISTGLDSSTTFQIVKCLQQFTHLMDGTILMSLLQPAPETFDLFDDILLLSEGYIVYGGPRENVLEFFESCGFKCPERKGIADFLQEVTSKKDQEQYWIEKSRPYQYVPVKEFAFTFKQFHAGRLLENELAVPYEKNRSHKAALVFSKHCVPKLEIFKACFAKEWLLIKRNSFTYIFRIVQILVLSFIASTVYLRTEMHHKTHEGANMYLGALFFGLLINMFNGYAELALTIFRLPVFFKQRDLLFYPAWAFTLSTFILRIPISLLEAGIWVLITYYTIGFAPEASRFFRQYLLMFLVHQMASSLFSFIAGICRSMIISNTGGTVCLLLIFMLGGFVLPKDSIPKWWMWGYWCSPLTYAQNAITVNEMLAPRWQIVSLRSFAENTTNLGEAVMASRSIYPMGYWYWLGAAALLGFSLLFNVLSTFALAYLNPLGKPQAVIPKEVLNEMQDQENGTEQGLIMSRSLPRSLSSADGSGTFEKQVRRVNISSTSLKGNMESELETTTRVKRGMVLPFQPLTMSFEGVNYFVDMPPEMREQGVTEERLQLLRDVTGAFRPGVLTALMGVSGAGKTTLMDVLAGRKTGGHIEGDVRISGFPKKQETFARISGYCEQTDIHSPQVTVWETLIYSAFLRLPKDVEDETKTAFANEVMELVELENLRDALVGLPDVSGLSTEQRKRLTIAVELVANPSIIFMDEPTSGLDARAAAVVMRTVRNTVDTGRTVVCTIHQPSIDIFEAFDELLLMKRGGQIIYNGPLGHNSHKLVEYFEDIPNVPKIKDKYNPATWMLEASSFSSELRLGIDFAEHYRNSSLYKYNKELVTELSTPPPEAKDLYFPTQYSESFLGQFKSCLWKQWWTYWRSPEYNNVRYFFTLTCALFIGTIFWRIGRKRDNDTDLFIIAGALYGAVIFLGVTNCSTVQPVVAVERTVFYRERAAGMYSAMPYALAQVVIELPYILGQTVMYTIIVYSMVSFEWTIKKFSWFFFSNYMTFLYFTFYGMMTVSITPNHQVASIVAAIFYSIFSLFSGFFIPRPKIPKWWVWYYWICPVAWTLYGLIVPQYGDVTDQLQVNGEGFKPLNQFLEDYFGYKHDFLGAVAAVLVGFPVLFAFIFAYCIKVLNFQKR; encoded by the exons ATGGAGGGATTGGAGAGAGTGTGGGAGTCTGGGAGGAGAATTAGCAACAATTTGAGTAGAAACTTGAGTAATAGTAGTGGAGGATCACAGAGACGGAGAATTGATGAGGACGAAGAAGCTCTTCGATGGGCAGCCCTTGAGAAGCTGCCAACTTATGACAGGCTCAGAACTGCAATTATGCAGAGCGTTATCCAGGAAAATGATAAAACGCTTCACAAGGAAGTGGACGTTCGTAAGCTTGGGTTCGATGAGAGGCAGATTATCATTGATCGCCTCTTCAAAGTCGCAGAGGAAGACAACGAAAAGTTTTTGCGAAAGCTTAGAGCTCGAATTGACAG AGTTGGCATCCAGCTTCCGACTGTAGAAGTACGGTTTGAAAATTTAAGAGTGGATGCAGAGTGTTACGTAGGTGGAAGAGCTTTGCCCACTCTATGGAATTCTGCCAGAAACTCTGTAGAATCCTTGTTAGACACCTTTGGCCTTTCACACAATAAGAAAGCAAATCTTACAGTTCTCAAGGACGTCAGTGGAATCCTCAAGCCATCTCG GATGACTCTGTTGTTGGGTCCCCCTGCGTCTGGAAAGACAACGTTGCTGCTTGCTTTGGCTGGGAAATTAGACCCCAGCTTGAAG GTGAAGGGGAATGTCACTTACAATGGCCATAGGCTGGAGGAGTTTGTCCCTAGGAAAACATCTGCTTACATAAGTCAGCATGACTTACATGTCGGAGAGATGACAGTGAGAGAAACTATAGATTTCTCTGCTAGGTGCCAAGGTGTGGGGGATAGATATG AGCTGCTTTCAGAGATTGTTAGAAGGGAGAAAGAAGCTGGAATCTTCCCAGAGGCTGACATGGATCTTTTCATGAAA GCAACAGCAATGAAAGGTGTTGAGAGCAGCCTTCAGACTGATTACATTCTCAAG ATTCTGGGTTTGGACATTTGTGGAGACACAGTTGTTGGCAATGACATGATAAGAGGAATCTCTGGTGGACAAAAGAAGCGTGTTACAACTG GGGAGATGATTGCTGGGCCTACAAAAACTCTTTTCATGGATGAAATATCTACAGGATTAGACAGTTCTACCACATTTCAGATAGTCAAATGCCTGCAACAGTTTACCCATCTAATGGATGGCACAATTCTCATGTCTTTGCTTCAGCCTGCACCTGAGACATTTGACCTATTTGATGATATTCTACTCCTATCAGAGGGCTATATTGTTTACGGTGGACCTCGGGAGAATGTACTGGAGTTTTTTGAAAGCTGTGGATTCAAATGCCCCGAGAGAAAGGGCATTGCAGACTTCTTACAGGAG GTCACGTCAAAGAAGGACCAAGAACAATACTGGATAGAAAAGAGCCGACCTTATCAGTACGTACCTGTGAAGGAATTTGCATTTACGTTCAAGCAGTTTCATGCAGGTCGTTTGTTGGAAAATGAGCTAGCAGTACCATACGAGAAGAACAGAAGTCACAAAGCAGCTTTGGTCTTTAGTAAACACTGTGTACCCAAACTGGAGATCTTCAAAGCCTGTTTTGCCAAAGAATGGCTTCTGATCAAGCGCAATTCCTTTACTTACATCTTCAGGATTGTGCAA ATTTTAGTTTTATCATTCATTGCATCAACTGTATACTTGAGGACCGAAATGCATCACAAAACTCACGAGGGTGCAAATATGTACCTCGGAGCACTCTTTTTCGGCCTCCTCATCAACATGTTCAATGGTTATGCAGAATTAGCATTGACAATCTTCAGGCTTCCAGTGTTCTTCAAGCAGAGAGATCTGCTCTTTTACCCCGCATGGGCGTTCACTCTTTCTACCTTCATATTGCGAATCCCAATTTCATTACTGGAAGCTGGCATATGGGTGCTGATAACTTACTATACAATTGGGTTTGCCCCTGAAGCTAGCAG GTTTTTTCGACAATACCTTTTAATGTTCCTCGTTCATCAGATGGCATCATCCTTGTTCAGCTTTATTGCCGGAATATGCCGGTCAATGATCATATCGAACACCGGAGGAACTGTATGTCTGCTTTTAATTTTCATGCTTGGAGGATTCGTTCTCCCTAAAG ATAGTATTCCGAAGTGGTGGATGTGGGGCTACTGGTGTTCACCTTTAACGTATGCACAGAATGCTATCACTGTAAATGAGATGCTTGCTCCTAGATGGCAAATTGTAAGTCTTCGATCTTT TGCAGAAAATACAACAAATTTGGGTGAAGCAGTGATGGCGAGTCGTAGCATCTACCCAATGGGATATTGGTATTGGCTAGGAGCTGCTGCACTGTTGGGGTTTTCACTACTCTTCAATGTGCTTTCCACTTTTGCTCTTGCATATCTAAATC CTCTTGGCAAACCTCAAGCTGTTATCCCCAAGGAAGTtctaaatgaaatgcaagaccAAGAGAATGGAACAGAACAGGGTCTAATTATGTCAAGGTCTCTGCCACGGTCATTGTCTTCTGCAGATGGCAGTGGTACTT TTGAAAAGCAGGTCAGAAGAGTGAATATCTCATCAACTAGTCTGAAAGGCAACATGGAGTCAGAATTGGAGACTACAACAAGAGTCAAACGAGGAATGGTTCTACCATTTCAGCCACTAACCATGTCTTTCGAGGGTGTCAATTACTTTGTTGACATGCCTCCG GAAATGAGGGAACAGGGAGTCACTGAAGAAAGGCTTCAGTTGCTCCGAGATGTTACAGGGGCATTTAGACCTGGTGTTCTTACCGCATTGATGGGAGTTAGTGGTGCTGGGAAGACAACTCTCATGGATGTCTTAGCTGGAAGAAAAACTGGAGGACATATTGAGGGCGATGTTCGAATCTCTGGATTTCCCAAAAAGCAAGAGACTTTTGCTCGAATTTCTGGTTACTGTGAGCAAACTGATATACATTCTCCTCAAGTCACTGTGTGGGAAACATTAATATATTCGGCATTTCTCCGTCTCCCAAAAGATGTTGAAGATGAAACCAAAACT GCATTTGCTAATGAGGTAATGGAACTTGTGGAGTTGGAGAATTTAAGGGATGCTTTGGTAGGCCTACCTGATGTCTCTGGATTGTCAACTGAACAAAGAAAAAGGCTGACAATTGCTGTGGAGCTTGTTGCAAATCCCTCTATAATTTTTATGGATGAGCCCACTTCTGGATTAGATGCAAGAGCTGCCGCAGTTGTCATGCGAACTGTTCGTAATACTGTTGATACTGGAAGGACTGTCGTCTGTACAATTCATCAGCCTAGCATTGACATCTTTGAAGCATTTGATGAG CTACTTTTGATGAAAAGAGGTGGACAAATCATTTACAATGGACCATTAGGCCACAACTCTCACAAGCTTGTTGAATATTTTGAG GATATTCCAAATGTACCAAAGATCAAGGATAAATATAATCCTGCTACATGGATGTTAGAAGCTAGCTCTTTTTCTTCTGAACTTCGTCTGGGGATAGACTTTGCAGAGCACTACAGGAACTCTTCTCTCTATAA GTATAACAAAGAATTGGTAACAGAGCTCAGTACTCCACCTCCAGAAGCAAAGGATCTTTACTTTCCAACTCAGTATTCTGAGTCATTTTTGGGGCAATTCAAGTCATGTTTGTGGAAGCAATGGTGGACTTACTGGCGTAGCCCTGAATATAACAATGTTAGATACTTCTTCACACTTACCTGTGCCTTATTCATTGGAACAATCTTTTGGAGGATCGGCAGAAAACG GGACAACGACACAGATCTTTTTATCATTGCGGGTGCCTTATATGGAGCTGTTATATTCTTAGGGGTCACTAACTGTTCAACTGTGCAGCCTGTCGTCGCAGTAGAGAGAACTGTATTTTACAGAGAAAGAGCTGCAGGAATGTACTCTGCAATGCCCTATGCTCTGGCTCAG GTGGTTATTGAGCTCCCATACATACTCGGCCAGACAGTTATGTACACTATTATTGTTTACAGTATGGTTAGCTTTGAGTGGACAATTAAGAAGTTCTCCTGGTTCTTCTTTTCCAACTACATGACATTTCTGTACTTCACCTTTTATGGGATGATGACAGTCTCAATTACTCCAAACCATCAAGTGGCCTCAATTGTGGCTGCAATATTTTATAGCATCTTCAGTCTATTCTCAGGATTCTTCATTCCCAGACCG AAAATCCCAAAATGGTGGGTTTGGTACTACTGGATATGCCCTGTTGCATGGACTCTGTATGGGCTCATTGTTCCACAGTATGGAGACGTCACAGACCAATTGCAAGTGAATGGTGAAGGATTCAAACCACTAAATCAATTTCTAGAGGATTACTTTGGATACAAGCACGATTTCTTAGGTGCAGTAGCTGCAGTGCTTGTTGGATTCCCAGTATTATTTGCATTTATCTTTGCATATTGCATCAAGGTGTTGAATTTCCAGAAAAGGTGA